In Lentibacillus amyloliquefaciens, one DNA window encodes the following:
- a CDS encoding cold-shock protein, with protein sequence MMTGTVKWFNAEKGFGFIEREEGDDVFVHFSAINAEGFKTLEDGQNVEFEIVEGNRGPQAANVTAV encoded by the coding sequence ATGATGACTGGAACAGTAAAATGGTTTAACGCTGAAAAAGGCTTTGGTTTCATTGAGCGCGAAGAGGGAGACGACGTATTCGTTCATTTCTCAGCAATCAATGCAGAAGGTTTCAAAACACTTGAAGATGGTCAAAACGTTGAATTCGAAATCGTTGAAGGAAACCGCGGACCACAAGCAGCTAACGTTACAGCTGTTTAA